A single window of Cydia fagiglandana chromosome 25, ilCydFagi1.1, whole genome shotgun sequence DNA harbors:
- the LOC134677109 gene encoding chorion class CB protein M5H4-like: protein MAFKFVIFCTSALLIQTIIAQLPNGGCRSITISDNGGPLAITSIGPIAPSGIAVATNLGLAGDLDLSGALPYLSAVAFEGQFNTNGTAPVSYGCGDCVAITQEVGSPSGVTAGVSPGFSTSTINTCGRRS from the exons ATGGCCTTCAAATTCGTAATTTTCTGCACATCAGCTTTATTAATCCAG ACCATTATCGCCCAATTACCTAACGGCGGCTGCCGCTCTATCACAATATCTGACAACGGTGGTCCTCTTGCGATTACCAGCATCGGCCCCATCGCGCCGTCTGGCATCGCCGTCGCCACGAACTTAGGCCTCGCCGGGGACCTGGACCTGTCCGGCGCGCTGCCGTACCTGAGCGCGGTGGCGTTCGAGGGCCAGTTCAACACCAACGGAACCGCGCCGGTGTCGTACGGGTGCGGGGACTGCGTCGCCATCACGCAAGAGGTCGGGAGCCCTAGTGGCGTGACCGCTGGCGTCTCGCCTGGCTTTAGCACTAGTACAATTAACACCTGTGGCAGACGTTCTTAA
- the LOC134676748 gene encoding chorion class CA protein ERA.5-like → MSPYTVLVLCIQICLIQSVMSQRCCGSSIGSGSSIGYGSSIGYGSSIGSGSSSGNSGSYGGQGCGVVSAAGTIDACGNTCVTGAVPVLGAVSFDGCAPACGSVSICGQCGCGCN, encoded by the exons ATGTCTCCTTACACCGTGTTGGTCCTCTGCATCCAAATCTGTCTGATTCAG TCAGTGATGAGCCAGCGCTGCTGCGGCTCCAGCATCGGCTCCGGGTCCAGCATCGGCTACGGTTCCAGCATCGGCTACGGTTCCAGCATCGGCTCCGGTTCCAGCTCCGGCAACAGCGGCTCGTACGGCGGGCAGGGCTGCGGGGTGGTGAGCGCGGCCGGCACCATCGACGCGTGCGGCAACACCTGCGTCACCGGCGCCGTGCCCGTGCTCGGCGCCGTCTCCTTCGACGGCTGCGCGCCCGCCTGCGGCTCCGTCTCCATCTGCGGACagtgcggatgcggatgcaacTAA
- the LOC134676747 gene encoding chorion class high-cysteine HCB protein 12-like, translating to MCSFSISGQGCGCSCGSGRSGSYSSSGSIGSSSVSANSITIQNSGGDLLVTSVGPISPSGIAVSSELSLNGDLDVSGQLPFLSAVQFSGEYDTSGSACVDYSCGTCGNVAITSVQGGSSSGCGCGCGR from the exons aTGTGCTCTTTT TCCATCTCCGGACAGGGCTGTGGTTGCTCATGCGGGTCCGGCCGCTCTGGCAGTTACAGCAGCTCGGGCTCTATTGGCTCCAGCTCCGTCAGCGCTAACTCCATCACCATCCAGAATAGCGGCGGCGACCTCCTCGTCACCAGCGTCGGCCCCATCTCCCCCTCCGGCATCGCCGTCTCCTCCGAGCTCAGCCTGAACGGAGACTTGGACGTTAGCGGGCAACTGCCGTTCCTGAGCGCCGTGCAGTTCTCTGGCGAATACGACACCAGCGGCTCGGCGTGCGTGGACTACAGCTGCGGCACCTGCGGGAACGTGGCCATCACCAGCGTGCAGGGCGGCTCCAGCTCCGGCTGCGGCTGCGGCTGCGGTCGCTAA